The Rhopalosiphum maidis isolate BTI-1 chromosome 1, ASM367621v3, whole genome shotgun sequence genome has a segment encoding these proteins:
- the LOC113550160 gene encoding solute carrier family 25 member 40-like isoform X3, translating to MESKFKSNYTQLIDDPRFRIKPVQQMAAACTGALITSFLVTPLDVIKVRMQAQPRITNNDKCFFYSNGLMDHICPCNTLKKNPSDSPYYRNVQWFNRPSKFNGTLDAFKQISKNEGIWSLWSGLSPTLVLAVPATIVYFVSYEQIRCNLHDLTKPFYANNDQNQPLWISGVSGCVARFGAATSVSPLELIRTKMQSKKLSYLEVHQALQSLLKYHGYKGLWKGLGSTLLRDVPFSGVYWIMYEHIKQISGQPTSFMYNFLAGSIAGALAAALTTPFDVVKTIRQIELTEKEIITEPPGKASKWTFKEVIDLYKANGTRAIFRGLVPRIIKVAPACAIMVSTFEYGKTFFQNRNMQIYYKNNANIS from the exons ATGGAATCtaaattcaaatcaaattatacacaattgaTTGATGACCCTCGGTTTCGAATAAAACCAGTACAACAAATGGCTGCTGCTTGTACAGgagcattaattacttcttTTCTTG ttaCTCCATTGGATGTCATTAAAGTACGCATGCAAGCACAACCTAgaattacaaataatgataaatgttttttttattccaatgGTTTAATGGACCATATTTGTCcatgtaatacattaaaaaaaaatccttctGATAGTCCTTATTACAGAAATGTTCAATGGTTCAACAGGCCTAGCAAATTTAATGGAACTCtt gatgcttttaaacaaattagcaAAAATGAAGGAATTTGGTCATTATGGAGTGGGTTGAGTCCAACATTAGTACTTGCAGTACCTGCcacaattgtttattttgtatcatatGAACAAATACGATGTAATCTTCATGATTTAACCAAACCATTTTATGCAAACAATGATCAAAATCAGCCGTTGTGGATATCTGGTGTATCAGGCTGTGTTGCTCGTTTTGGAGCTGCTACATCAGTCAGTCCATTAGAACTCATACGCACCAAAATGCAGTCAAAAAAACTTAGTTATTTAGAAGTACATCAAGCATTGCAaagcttattaaaatatcatggtTACAAAGGGTTATGGAAAGGTCTTGGTTCTACCCTACTTAGAGATGTTCCTTTTTCTG GTGTTTATTGGATTATGTATgaacatattaaacaaatatctgGCCAACCAACATCATTCATGTACAACTTTTTAGCAGGGAGCATAGCTGGAGcg TTGGCTGCTGCATTAACAACACCATTTGATGTTGTCAAAACAATACGTCAAATTGAATTAACTGAGAAAGAAATTATAAcag AACCTCCTGGAAAAGCTTCCAAATGGACATTCAAAGAAGTTATTGACCTGTATAAAGCAAATGGAACACGTGCAATTTTTAGGGGTTTAGTTCCTCGGATAATCAAAGTAGCACCTGCATGTGCCATAATGGTATCCACATTTGAATatggaaaaacattttttcaaaatagaaatatgcaaatttattataaaaataatgcaaacATTTCttag
- the LOC113550160 gene encoding solute carrier family 25 member 40-like isoform X2 produces the protein MESKFKSNYTQLIDDPRFRIKPVQQMAAACTGALITSFLVTPLDVIKVRMQAQPRITNNDKCFFYSNGLMDHICPCNTLKKNPSDSPYYRNVQWFNRPSKFNGTLDAFKQISKNEGIWSLWSGLSPTLVLAVPATIVYFVSYEQIRCNLHDLTKPFYANNDQNQPLWISGVSGCVARFGAATSVSPLELIRTKMQSKKLSYLEVHQALQSLLKYHGYKGLWKGLGSTLLRDVPFSGVYWIMYEHIKQISGQPTSFMYNFLAGSIAGALAAALTTPFDVVKTIRQIELTEKEIITVISEPPGKASKWTFKEVIDLYKANGTRAIFRGLVPRIIKVAPACAIMVSTFEYGKTFFQNRNMQIYYKNNANIS, from the exons ATGGAATCtaaattcaaatcaaattatacacaattgaTTGATGACCCTCGGTTTCGAATAAAACCAGTACAACAAATGGCTGCTGCTTGTACAGgagcattaattacttcttTTCTTG ttaCTCCATTGGATGTCATTAAAGTACGCATGCAAGCACAACCTAgaattacaaataatgataaatgttttttttattccaatgGTTTAATGGACCATATTTGTCcatgtaatacattaaaaaaaaatccttctGATAGTCCTTATTACAGAAATGTTCAATGGTTCAACAGGCCTAGCAAATTTAATGGAACTCtt gatgcttttaaacaaattagcaAAAATGAAGGAATTTGGTCATTATGGAGTGGGTTGAGTCCAACATTAGTACTTGCAGTACCTGCcacaattgtttattttgtatcatatGAACAAATACGATGTAATCTTCATGATTTAACCAAACCATTTTATGCAAACAATGATCAAAATCAGCCGTTGTGGATATCTGGTGTATCAGGCTGTGTTGCTCGTTTTGGAGCTGCTACATCAGTCAGTCCATTAGAACTCATACGCACCAAAATGCAGTCAAAAAAACTTAGTTATTTAGAAGTACATCAAGCATTGCAaagcttattaaaatatcatggtTACAAAGGGTTATGGAAAGGTCTTGGTTCTACCCTACTTAGAGATGTTCCTTTTTCTG GTGTTTATTGGATTATGTATgaacatattaaacaaatatctgGCCAACCAACATCATTCATGTACAACTTTTTAGCAGGGAGCATAGCTGGAGcg TTGGCTGCTGCATTAACAACACCATTTGATGTTGTCAAAACAATACGTCAAATTGAATTAACTGAGAAAGAAATTATAAcag TTATTTCAGAACCTCCTGGAAAAGCTTCCAAATGGACATTCAAAGAAGTTATTGACCTGTATAAAGCAAATGGAACACGTGCAATTTTTAGGGGTTTAGTTCCTCGGATAATCAAAGTAGCACCTGCATGTGCCATAATGGTATCCACATTTGAATatggaaaaacattttttcaaaatagaaatatgcaaatttattataaaaataatgcaaacATTTCttag
- the LOC113550160 gene encoding solute carrier family 25 member 40-like isoform X1, translating into MESKFKSNYTQLIDDPRFRIKPVQQMAAACTGALITSFLVTPLDVIKVRMQAQPRITNNDKCFFYSNGLMDHICPCNTLKKNPSDSPYYRNVQWFNRPSKFNGTLDAFKQISKNEGIWSLWSGLSPTLVLAVPATIVYFVSYEQIRCNLHDLTKPFYANNDQNQPLWISGVSGCVARFGAATSVSPLELIRTKMQSKKLSYLEVHQALQSLLKYHGYKGLWKGLGSTLLRDVPFSGVYWIMYEHIKQISGQPTSFMYNFLAGSIAGALAAALTTPFDVVKTIRQIELTEKEIITVVISEPPGKASKWTFKEVIDLYKANGTRAIFRGLVPRIIKVAPACAIMVSTFEYGKTFFQNRNMQIYYKNNANIS; encoded by the exons ATGGAATCtaaattcaaatcaaattatacacaattgaTTGATGACCCTCGGTTTCGAATAAAACCAGTACAACAAATGGCTGCTGCTTGTACAGgagcattaattacttcttTTCTTG ttaCTCCATTGGATGTCATTAAAGTACGCATGCAAGCACAACCTAgaattacaaataatgataaatgttttttttattccaatgGTTTAATGGACCATATTTGTCcatgtaatacattaaaaaaaaatccttctGATAGTCCTTATTACAGAAATGTTCAATGGTTCAACAGGCCTAGCAAATTTAATGGAACTCtt gatgcttttaaacaaattagcaAAAATGAAGGAATTTGGTCATTATGGAGTGGGTTGAGTCCAACATTAGTACTTGCAGTACCTGCcacaattgtttattttgtatcatatGAACAAATACGATGTAATCTTCATGATTTAACCAAACCATTTTATGCAAACAATGATCAAAATCAGCCGTTGTGGATATCTGGTGTATCAGGCTGTGTTGCTCGTTTTGGAGCTGCTACATCAGTCAGTCCATTAGAACTCATACGCACCAAAATGCAGTCAAAAAAACTTAGTTATTTAGAAGTACATCAAGCATTGCAaagcttattaaaatatcatggtTACAAAGGGTTATGGAAAGGTCTTGGTTCTACCCTACTTAGAGATGTTCCTTTTTCTG GTGTTTATTGGATTATGTATgaacatattaaacaaatatctgGCCAACCAACATCATTCATGTACAACTTTTTAGCAGGGAGCATAGCTGGAGcg TTGGCTGCTGCATTAACAACACCATTTGATGTTGTCAAAACAATACGTCAAATTGAATTAACTGAGAAAGAAATTATAAcag taGTTATTTCAGAACCTCCTGGAAAAGCTTCCAAATGGACATTCAAAGAAGTTATTGACCTGTATAAAGCAAATGGAACACGTGCAATTTTTAGGGGTTTAGTTCCTCGGATAATCAAAGTAGCACCTGCATGTGCCATAATGGTATCCACATTTGAATatggaaaaacattttttcaaaatagaaatatgcaaatttattataaaaataatgcaaacATTTCttag